A window of Magallana gigas chromosome 8, xbMagGiga1.1, whole genome shotgun sequence genomic DNA:
TCAAAGAAGGTCCAAGATTGTCGACATTGTGctagtttataaatattaatcaagagtgaaaaagtatttttttatttaacaattgaattgttaattttttttttcaatcatatgacttttattttaatgggaTTTCCATGCTTCAGCAAAACATTTCTGAATGCAAGGCATTTTATGACTCTCTGATTTAACCTTTTTTTCAGTATAAATGATAAGAAGAAATTGATTAGAATGGTTTATTTTTGGATAATCTGTGctcttatttttttctgtagtcCATCACAAAATGCCAAGCTTCTGTGTTTCCTCAACTATTTTGAAAGAATTGGGAACAATCCAAGCAGTAATAAAGGAAACATTCGGTTTTATCGTCAGGTTTGTTGGTATTTACATTGGCATTCAATCAATTACAGTTCAATTTACTGCTGTAAAACTGTCAATACTTTAAACAGTAAAAAGGGGGGGAAAAATTGGAAATTCAAGTAAGCAACAGGGAGAAGGCTTTACTTTTCCAAGATTATAATGTACACATGGGCTTTTTTTTAGGTAATCCATaaatacaggtatatatatCACAGAGTCAAAATGGTCATAGCCTCTATGTACTTTAGCAAGAATTTTATGACAGTTCTTGTATTCATCacttaatctttaaaaaaaattgattttaaatgaaagacaTGCATCTTTGAAATGGATAGACATAAGGAAAATCCTCTGCTAAAACAGTGTTTTTTGCTTATCATCCCTCAGCAATATGTACCGGGTACCCCTAACTCCTATTACAGACAACTATAAAAATTTATAAGTCAAGGTTTTTCTATCAACAATCATTATGATAATTAACTTTTACCATAGATGACAAAAGCGACCTGGAACAAAACCGTTTTCATGTAGATATTCAAAATGCTGTATAAGAAATAGATTTTTCttcatatgtaaaatatatttcttttgtgATTATTAGACCTTTAAATAAACAGAACATGTTCTAAAATAATAACACTACACACTTAAGCCAAGTATCTTGGCTTAAATTAACTTTGAAGTTACTGTTTACAAGTATCTTGGCTTAAATaaacttcttttctttttggttGAATAGGTGGTAGCTTATGATGAGTTACCAACCCTTGATACATGGCTTAACAGTGACTGTGAACTTTGCCCTTTTTATACACGATATGAAGGGCAGATTGAAGACTCAGTGCCAGAGGCAATTGAGGTAAGAATTAATGCACAGATGTTACAGGAATATTAAATAAGCATagcttttgaaattttatatggTACTTTAAAATGGTCACTTGCAAAAGTAAAAATGTGTAGAATTTTTGTCAGGTTTTCTATTGACCAGCAGATCAGGAAATTAATTTGCATGGCATGGTAAAGTGTCACATTAATCAAAGATGAATTCAAAAATACTATTGGGCTAGTCAGTTTGTAGGAATATATGGGCATGTGAACATTGCATGgacatatttgttaattttcaatGGAAATTAGCTCAGAGATCAGTTCCCACAACAGGATTCTTATGTTAATTGAAAAAgctttccacaaattttcttaaaatttgttGTGAAAATGGCAACAGAAATGTTTCTGCTGATTGCAATTAGCAGAAGAAGAGCTGCAATTACACGTACAAAGTTTTCATTGCCATGACTGATATATTTTAGGTGGATTTTGCTAACAGATTCATAGGTGGAGGTGTGCTAGGAAGGGGaagagttcaggtaagaaatgaaTAGACAACCAACTGCTGTATAATTATAACAGTTTGTATTGACTCAGTAATAGAACCCCCACCCCGATCCCCCGAacccccaaacaaacaaacaaaccaaccaATTTGAAGGATTCCAGTAGATCTTCCTAGTATGAAACAATTGAGAAGACTGCCaatgttttctctttttttttccttttgacatcttcgctagccaagggtttcttcAGTCCATTCCGCTCCCCATAAATTGTGTCTTATTTCTGGTTCAGGAGGAAATCCGGTTCACCGTGTGTCCGGAGCTGATAGCTGCCATGTTGTTTATGGAGTGTATGGACGACAACGAGGCCATCATCGTACAGGGCTATGAGCAGTTCTCGGAGACCAGTGGTTATGGAGAAAGTTTGACCTACGTTGGAGATTATAAGGATATGGCTCAGGTAATAAgaagaatttgtttttaacattcCCTAACGAAcactctttttctctctcttggagaatgaattttgaaaaatatactaAATATATTGAGTGCATTTTGTCCTCATAAATTACCTAAAAGcttacaaattaaatatcaattgttcTAGAGATATGGATGTACTTAGTAAgtattgaatacatgtacagtatgtgTACAATTCTATGAAGTCTTACTAAGAAGTAATATACATGGTTGTTGTCTGAAATAGAACTGATGTCAATTTCATCtaacatttaattttctatttcacCATAATTTCAACAAAAGTCTCTTAAAATCTTGACTAATAGGGTTTTAGCTGATCATAGTTATGTTAAAACCCTCAAAGTTAATTACTGTATACCTCCAGAAAAGTTGTCTTACAATAAGGTTATCATATAAAATGAAGTTATGCCTATAAAACACAATAAAGAAATGCAGCATTGTCAGAAGCCCAGGGCCAGTCTAGCGTACACTTCGTGATCATCTGCCAACTTGGTGAACTCTTCTCAGTTTTCAAGAATATTTAATGTCCAAAAATATTCCTCTTTTTACTTTGTGAGTTTTCACCAATTCAGCAAATGCTAAGAcatgaaagaaaaacattttgatttcatGATATAGTCTCTAATTCATACTGCCATAAAGAAAAGAATATAACTTTCTCATTGgtggaataaaaatatttgaatattcatGAAACCTAGAGAAGTTCAGTGAGTTTGCCCATGGTGAGATAGTGAATGCTAGAGTAGTTGTGGGATTCTAACATTTATTGTACCTCATTCTGAATTCTTAGATGTTTCTTATAAAAAGTTTGGGTAACTCAgctttatagtacatgtaaaagtattAATCCTTCGACAGGTGCAAGAAGGTAACCTAAAGTTTGTAGACATTCTACTCATTGACTAGCTTTCAGACCCAcacttttcttttgaaatctttttcttttttgtgtgtCTTTACAAGATTATAATTTACAGAATGCAAAATGAGAAATGGCTTTATCTAAGGAATCCTTTGccttaaaaataaactttttctaacttttgttaaaaaaatcccctagattttattattaaaaagaacgaaaaaaatgtcatcaattAGCTATTGCATATAATCCAGATATTTCATAGAGTAAGATACTTCATCTTATCATAAAAATTCAGAATTGTatcaaattaattcaaaatatagtAAAGTAATAAGCTTTGCTTTACAGTTTGATGAAAATGGAGTATTAGAGAACACTTTATGTGCCATTGATGCTCTTTCCTACCGGCGTGGTTCCCCCTCCAAACAGTACCAGGACAGCCACTTCCTGCGAGACCTCAACAAAGCCTTTGTAGGCTTCAGTGCAAAGGTCAAGAAAAGCTCTGCAACGACAAGACACCAATCAGAGGAGTCGAAACATTCTTACAGTGGGACAGAGTTTGGTTGTAACGGGCCTGTTGATTTGCTGAGGGCTGACAGTGAGGAGTACATTACAGCCTCAGAAGGTGAAGATGGAAACAGTGATGTTGTAAACTGTGCATCAGGTAGTTATTTGTAACTTTTAGTAAATAGAGAAAACTATGCTTATTAAAGGAACAtagtcatgattttggtcaaattttattttttggatttcgatgtttacaatgcttcagtaaggcattttttaataggcaaccaaaatttgagtgtcattcgttgagttataagcgagttacagagcttacaattctttgctatgtaaacacaTTTTGAGTGttgagtaaaaattccagttttagacctaagaTGAATGTATTAAACGTTAGgaattgtttatttatgcttaaaatgaataagaagatagattaatcagcttgataaagattttttttacaggtatattgaacctatgtaaacaaaaacatgtctACATGATAAAGAATTGTGtatctacgactgactctcaaatttcatttgatcataagaaatgcattcctaaagcattgtaaataataaaaatagaatttgaccaaaatcatgaacatgcccctttaagtaaaGACTAAGTACTAACAAATATCCATGGAAATATAGTTAACATCTTGCTTGAGTTACTACTCATGATATAATCGTATTAACCGAACACTTGACCAATTCTAGTAATATTGGTGTGTAATgttaagaaattttttaaatatgtaaatactagtatattttgaatgagcccccccccctttcattcCCACCAACCTTTCAATTATTTGACCAGTAGTAccagtagatacatgtatacctgtTTATTTTACTGAACTCAGCTGAACTCCTCTGTTCATTTTGGTGAGAGAACCTCATTGATTTCTGAACCACTATAATGTGTATGAAATTATCCTTGTTACTATATAgtattatacacatgtattaacTGACTGTTGTCGCCCATAGCTGTAATTTATTAGCATGTATACTAACAGTAACAAAGTAGAAAAGAGTTGTATGGATTTATGACTTATAATTCTTGTTCAAAACAGATAGTTGAATTGAGAAATGATTGGATCACTTTGACATAATCATCAAagcatataatttataaatcatttgCATTGTGCCTAACTATTTATGTGAACATTATATGATAAAGTGGTGTGTTTTTCTTTGACAGAGATGCCCGAGATTTATAAAATGGTGGATGGTCTGGTGACCAGGATTCTGTACTCAGCCATACAGGAAGTATGCAGCAGCCATGGATACGAGAGATCCGACAGCCGATCTACTTTGGATGATCCGACCTCATCCGCCTCATCCACTTCACAGAGACAAGAGGAGCTTGATGAGAGCCTAGAACAAGCGGACCTGGACTGCCAGGATTGGTTGAGCCGATTCAGGAGGCGGAGCTCAAACTTGAGTGACATCGGATCCAGGCGTAGCAGTTGTAGCACGAGGTACAGTTCTGATTTTAGCTCAGAGCTGGAAGAGTATTATGATAATTATCAACGAAGGGACCAATCGATTATACGGAAGACTATTGCAGAAGAGGAGGGATGTCCATTTATTTGTGATTTCGCCAATAGTTTAGCCACATTGCTTATACAAGAAAGCACTGCCTTGGCTGCCCACAGTGCTGTTCAGAACTTCAACGATGGGCTACCACAAGTTTGCATTATGAGGCCAATTGCCTATAAACCAGACATGGAAGACAGCACACAAAGGACCAATTATTCTACATCCACTGTTTTGGAGTTGGCTGCTCAAAAATTTGCAGACAATTTCATCAGTAAATTATTTCCCTCGGCTTTCTCTACACTTTCCAATTTGACTTCTGAAAAATGCCCCAAGCAGAAATCTTCACTTCTAGACATTCCACTGGATAGAGCAGAATCTGTTGACTCTGATTCCGATGAAAACTGTGATATGAACAATTGTGATACATATATGGGCGGCTTTTACCCAGGGAGCATCGTTGAAGATAATTATCCACTGGTGGATGAAGCAGAATTGAGAATCGCTGCGGTCAATCTAGTGGACTCTGCCATACATAGTGCTGTACAAATAGTGCAGGGGAGGCGGACTCCTCCTCAATCCCAGAGCAGAACGATAGGAGACGAAGAACTCAACTTGTCCAATGGTGTCACAGACTCCTCCAGCGAAAAAGACGATAACATGTCTCTTTTGAGCAACAGTCTTGGTAAGCGATGGGAGCTGTCCTCAAGTCCTTCCAAATCTCCCAAAAATGTGCAGTTCCATGACACCgttattttgaacaaaaatgatCATGACATTGTTGCAAGGGCCATGTCAGAATCATCCAACAGCCAGGACTCATTTTCTGTACCAACCTTACTTGTGACAGATGATGTCTCACAAATTAACAATCTCAGTGGTGCTTATAGTCATATTGCAGAGAACATTGTGTTGTCTGGGTTTGCAGATGCTTTAAAAGATCTTCAGAAAGAAACTGGTGAGACGTTTGAAGGTTCTGCACTAAAGTTCAGTGCATCAGGGTATCAGCCAGAGAAGACCCTAATTGTGAAAGGGAATAATTTGATTCATCCCGGCGAGATTTTGCGCGGAGAATCCTATGAAGACATATCAAGTCCCAGTGATATTAACTGCTGCGCCTCTTCCCTACCCAGAGACCTACTCACCAATGCATTCATTGAGGTCCAGCAGAGCTCTGGAGTCCCCAATGGTTCCAGCTACGCCAGACGCAGCAGCGAACCTATGAAGTTGTCCAACCAGGCAGCCAGACAGCTGGTGGAAGACAACCAACAGGGGGTCCGCCGTTACACAGAGAAATCCAAAAGCTGTACAGAAGATGATCTTGTTGATTATGTCAGAGAGTTCGATAGAAGATGGGCTATTGAAGATTTGCGGGAAAGGAAAGGATCATGTGGATTCAAAGATCCGACACTCTCCAGGTAGAttaattaaagaatatttttttcttgcttAAACGCATGTTTACGGTAGTTAATGTGCAGGTAagggtaatatatgtatatgtatttttttgccAGATTTGCTGAAGAACTGATGAAAACTGAGTGCAAAATCCCAACACTACATATTCCAATGTCCTCAACATCAAACCGCAGTCTTAGCGGGTCATCCACATCATTCCACAGTAGTAAAAGTGGATTTAAGGACCCGATGCTTTCAAGCTTTGAAGAAGAGCTCCTGTCCACAAGTTTTGGTAGGTCTTCCACCAAAAGTTCCAGTATCAAGCAGAAGAGAAAGAAAAGCACAGGAAGTAGAGTAACATCTGCAGGAAGGGTCCAACAGTCCATGTATTTCACAGAGATGTTCCAGGAAACTGTGTCAGATTTCGCCGACAGACTTGCTCAAGGCATCGTCCTTGAGTCGATAGAAACCGTGTTAAGAGGCTCGCTGGATTCCAGATTTTCACCAAGAGATGCACCATTCACAACATCATCCCCTATTCCAAATGATCTCCTCAATCTGGCTGATCGCCTGTCTAGTCTATTCCTCGAGGAAGCCATGTCTGCGGTGTCTGACAAAATCAGAAGTCGACAACGTGCGGAGATTTCATCAGACACCGAGTCCTGCTCTACAGAGGAATACAGTGATGCTTTGGATGTGCAATGCCACAAAGTTGAGGAGTTTGCCGACGAGGTGGCCAAGAGGGTTCTGGAGACTGCAGTGAAGTTCATCATTAGAGAAATGGAATGCTTCAAAAAGGTAGTGATAATTTGTTGTATGTGCagtttgattttgatattaaagGCCCAACAGCATAACTTTATGTTTTTCTTAAAGATTTATGCAAAGAAAAACTTTTGAAGGATTGAAGCATATTTCTAAAACttacaaatgtttaaattaGAAACTTGTTTACATGTGACagtgcatgtataaaaacagactttttaatttggaaaaaaaagccaaaataaaaacatgatattgtattttaaattggTATCAGTTATAATGGAATGTCCATAAAGAACAAAAAGAAGGCATTTTAGATATACACCAATAAAGCGTTagggttttatttatttacagaaaGACAGTGGCAGCCCTATTGCCACAGGGAACTGGGGTTGTGGAGCTTTCAGGGGGGATGTCCATCTGAAGTGTTTACTACAGTGGGTGGCCGCCTCCTACGCAGGTGTACCTCACCTTATCTACTACACATTTCATCACGAGGAACTCATACAGGTGAGATTATACATTTCATCACGAGGAACTCATACAGGTGAGATTATACATTTCATCACGAGGAACTCATACAGGTGAGATTATACATTTCATCACGAGGATTTCGTATGGTGAGACTGACATTTTACCACATTTCATCACAGATTCTTCATCATCAAGAGGATGAtaacatttcttttcttttctactACACATATGACATGAATATCACACAGGTTAAACAGACATTTCATCAAGTTTCATCATTAGGGGTAAGATGGACATTTAgtcacaaaaaaaatcatagaacCTAAGAGAGATTTCTCTAGATTTCAttacaagatacatgtatgcataggtTAGAAAGACGGATGTTTCACTACATTTAATCACACAGATCTTATTGAAGTAGAATGGATCAAATCAGGTTGGAGAAGTATTTCTTCTTATTTCATAATAAGGCTATCATACAGGTTATATTTCATGTTGAATAAAGATTTAAATAGGATCTCTCaggatttgcgatggtatatgatttttatccaacgagttgtgagTTTTCCATCCCCGAGCCTTGACGaagggatagaaaacacacaacgagttggataaatattatataccatcgcaaatcatgagggATTCTtcttatcacatgttttaccacAACTTTTGTAAAACCTCAGCTTTTCTGCAAACATTATCATTGTGAGCTGCACAGCACATGTTAACTACAAGATGTCAACAACAATACACAGagaaaaaagttccttgaagaTTAAAGAATCATTTCTTCTaacatatttttgtcaattaatgaaaaaataagaatgcTTCACAATTATATTTCTACACTTTTCaactaaattattttgttactttttcattctacatTACATCAATCATCTGCCTAAAGCTACATAATGTTTTATAATATGAGGTCATGTGGCATAAGAACACACAgtgtaatatcaaaaatttattacatgagtgatatccatcgcatatgtgataaaaaaatatttcaagtacAATGTCTATTAAACACTCGTGTAAAATTTTATAGTATAATGATTTtccataagtacatgtacaatgtacatgtatataagcaacTAATTTTACATTATGTGCATGTAATTGAAATGTGCATACATTTTCAGCATACATCACTGGATAAAATTTATGAAAGGAATGGCCTTTTGAAAAGTATCAAgaattataatttacaaactAGCATCCCACATTAAGTATGTAAAACATTCTATTCATTATACATGGATCAATATAATTGCGTCCCAATAAACCTTTTTAAGCATTGATAATCCATCAATAATTGACTCCTGCACATTTAGGTACTCCACAGTACATTGTTTTGTGAATAAAAGGTCTAAATTGCTTTGTTTTACCAGCTTGAGGAGGTTGTGTCGGCGATAAAGGACAAGAAGTGGGGCGTCAAACAGCTGATGCAGGTGATCCGGATGTACTGTATGACCTGCCAGAACTGTCCAAGGAGGGAGCGTCCGGATCTGTTCCAGCTCATTCTGAAGGATGACACCTTTGCAGACATTGCATGATTTACGCCTAGACACCAACATGCTTTTGGGGGACATCTTTgcaaatattgtttgatttacatgtagtcCAACATGCTTTAGATTTCCAATTTCTGAAATTGTTTCagtgttttaaatttatgtccattttttttttatgttttcttttcatACTTAAGTTGTGTAGTTATGTGAGTCAAGTGAAGAGATAGTGCTGTAATTTTAGAGACAAAAAAATGAGAAGGAATTCCCTTagtattaattgttttttattttatgtacatgttagAAACTTACAAGCAATTGTTGATCAATAAATGTTTGCACCAGTGGATAAATTGTTACTGTTTATTATGATGGACAGTTAGGGAGGAAATTATGAGGCGAATGATATGTCATTACATTGCAGATATATTGCAGAGAATAAAAGTTCCTGTAGGGAAAGAGGTGAAAATCCTGATATTCTAATTATGTTTCAGTTTATGATCAAATGCCAACTGATTGCTGCATAGACGACCccacacatgtacatataatgaGGTAACCTGAGCAACTCAGGTGGCCTTTTTCATCAGTCCTTAATCCTTATCCATAATTTATAATACGATTTGTCTTTTTTGTCTGGACAGCCATGCATTAGCATTTGCACATCACTACTTAAAAATTCTGAAACAAGTTTGGAACGCAACATTTGTTGGAGATGGGGAATCTAAATTATAGATATATTGATCCTCATTCTAGAGAGCcttatatttttggaaaaataatgCCTGAATTGTGATGAGTTAAAGAAAAAGACTAAGCAGATGCAGCAGAATTTTCTCTCgttctttttcattttacacCACTAagggagagcttatgctataccctttAGCGTCTGCGCCCATACTTGGTTAAATTCCTGTATAgacctgtatctaagttattactacTCCTAGATATATAGATAAATGATGGTTCTTGGTAAAACTTAGATTTACCTATGTAAACGAATCACGGACTACTTTAGATACAGAGAGTGGGGCAGGTGCTGTGTTCTGAGAAGTTCAAAATAGGTTTGAATGTTGGAAAAAAACGCTGTCCTGACAACTTCCATGGTTCATGTAACTTTGAATTGGAGACAGAAGGCTAGCATAAGATACGGCTCCTGATCATCATTATCAAAGATGCTAAGAAAACCTGATCTTGCCTCACTCAAGCTTGCTTGATGAACATGATTGttgatatatgatatatcatataattcCTATTTTGATGATACTGCATCATGCACAGTATCATATTGTATCGTATGGTAAAGTATCTTATCatgaaataatacaatattgtaatcaTGATACATTAtcgtattgtatggtatgataCAGTATCGTATTATATTACATACATTATTGTTTTGAATCatgacacaatattgtatatcatatgatgcaacacaatattgtatcatatgattcaacacaatattttatcatatgatatggtACGatattgtaaggtttttttagctcacctgaagctaaaagctcaagtgagctattctgattacattttgtctgtcctccgtctgtctgtctgtctgtaaacttttcacattttcaacatcttctcaagaaccactgcgccaatttaaaccaaacttggcacaaagcatccttagactaaggggattcaaagttgtgaaaattaaggataaTGTATTGTGACTCAATGacgctgattttatcatgcctattgttgctcaggtgagcgatgtggcccatggtcCTCTTGTTTCCTGTAATGATCGCTACATTTATAGCCCACATAAATTATCAAAGATAGCATTTTAtcgtttatatttacatcttaaaagaaaattatttataatcagTACGTTAAATAAAGAATTAGCCAAGGCTTCTTCTCTAAGATTGTGAGTCGAATGTCATCATGATCATAacatgcagtccgtgatttctTTTTTGAGCTGGAGTTTTCGATGGTTCTATAAACTATAAAGTTTAGTTAGATCTTGTACATAAAACCTGTCAATATCATCACATAATTAGGTTTGCATTAATATCTCAAGCGCGGATTCAgaggctatttttttttttatgtcagacGACGcgttcctaaaaaaaaaaaatagatatttatttttcaatttttcaactGCCTGATAATATaccaaatacaaatattattcattatcattttaaaaatgattaaaattttaaaaatatgtatgtttatacCAAAAAGTTCTATATCCGCAATTCAAGTgcattttcaaaaagattttataaGCAATTGAATTCTCTAGTATCTTGCGCAAATGCATGGTGAGGTACccttttttttgcaagaaagcttgtcaaagttgtagtaaatcaataacaaat
This region includes:
- the LOC105344237 gene encoding uncharacterized protein isoform X2 → MNDDFECIVFPSQKSCWPDIQNHLKELQDLSNQESCDLCELALIHQRIVDILAWDDTEPREVAFKNTTFYGFIKFLQQDASEVERLHILQSTLPKIINLALEIEKYATDEDILQISAQQQGREFVLSRQFVGSILASAFLCLFEGRRTTQYTNTNLNSINFSRFFYHLPSPSQNAKLLCFLNYFERIGNNPSSNKGNIRFYRQVVAYDELPTLDTWLNSDCELCPFYTRYEGQIEDSVPEAIEVDFANRFIGGGVLGRGRVQEEIRFTVCPELIAAMLFMECMDDNEAIIVQGYEQFSETSGYGESLTYVGDYKDMAQFDENGVLENTLCAIDALSYRRGSPSKQYQDSHFLRDLNKAFVGFSAKVKKSSATTRHQSEESKHSYSGTEFGCNGPVDLLRADSEEYITASEEMPEIYKMVDGLVTRILYSAIQEVCSSHGYERSDSRSTLDDPTSSASSTSQRQEELDESLEQADLDCQDWLSRFRRRSSNLSDIGSRRSSCSTRYSSDFSSELEEYYDNYQRRDQSIIRKTIAEEEGCPFICDFANSLATLLIQESTALAAHSAVQNFNDGLPQVCIMRPIAYKPDMEDSTQRTNYSTSTVLELAAQKFADNFISKLFPSAFSTLSNLTSEKCPKQKSSLLDIPLDRAESVDSDSDENCDMNNCDTYMGGFYPGSIVEDNYPLVDEAELRIAAVNLVDSAIHSAVQIVQGRRTPPQSQSRTIGDEELNLSNGVTDSSSEKDDNMSLLSNSLGKRWELSSSPSKSPKNVQFHDTVILNKNDHDIVARAMSESSNSQDSFSVPTLLVTDDVSQINNLSGAYSHIAENIVLSGFADALKDLQKETGETFEGSALKFSASGYQPEKTLIVKGNNLIHPGEILRGESYEDISSPSDINCCASSLPRDLLTNAFIEVQQSSGVPNGSSYARRSSEPMKLSNQAARQLVEDNQQGVRRYTEKSKSCTEDDLVDYVREFDRRWAIEDLRERKGSCGFKDPTLSRFAEELMKTECKIPTLHIPMSSTSNRSLSGSSTSFHSSKSGFKDPMLSSFEEELLSTSFGRSSTKSSSIKQKRKKSTGSRVTSAGRVQQSMYFTEMFQETVSDFADRLAQGIVLESIETVLRGSLDSRFSPRDAPFTTSSPIPNDLLNLADRLSSLFLEEAMSAVSDKIRSRQRAEISSDTESCSTEEYSDALDVQCHKVEEFADEVAKRVLETAVKFIIREMECFKKKDSGSPIATGNWGCGAFRGDVHLKCLLQWVAASYAGVPHLIYYTFHHEELIQLEEVVSAIKDKKWGVKQLMQVIRMYCMTCQNCPRRERPDLFQLILKDDTFADIA
- the LOC105344237 gene encoding uncharacterized protein isoform X3 produces the protein MNDDFECIVFPSQKSCWPDIQNHLKELQDLSNQESCDLCELALIHQRIVDILAWDDTEPREVAFKNTTFYGFIKFLQQDASEVERLHILQSTLPKIINLALEIEKYATDEDILQISAQQQGREFVLSRQFVGSILASAFLCLFEGRRTTQYTNTNLNSINFSRFFYHLPSPSQNAKLLCFLNYFERIGNNPSSNKGNIRFYRQVVAYDELPTLDTWLNSDCELCPFYTRYEGQIEDSVPEAIEVDFANRFIGGGVLGRGRVQEEIRFTVCPELIAAMLFMECMDDNEAIIVQGYEQFSETSGYGESLTYVGDYKDMAQFDENGVLENTLCAIDALSYRRGSPSKQYQDSHFLRDLNKAFVGFSAKVKKSSATTRHQSEESKHSYSGTEFGCNGPVDLLRADSEEYITASEGEDGNSDVVNCASEMPEIYKMVDGLVTRILYSAIQEVCSSHGYERSDSRSTLDDPTSSASSTSQRQEELDESLEQADLDCQDWLSRFRRRSSNLSDIGSRRSSCSTRYSSDFSSELEEYYDNYQRRDQSIIRKTIAEEEGCPFICDFANSLATLLIQESTALAAHSAVQNFNDGLPQVCIMRPIAYKPDMEDSTQRTNYSTSTVLELAAQKFADNFISKLFPSAFSTLSNLTSEKCPKQKSSLLDIPLDRAESVDSDSDENCDMNNCDTYMGGFYPGSIVEDNYPLVDEAELRIAAVNLVDSAIHSAVQIVQGRRTPPQSQSRTIGDEELNLSNGVTDSSSEKDDNMSLLSNSLGKRWELSSSPSKSPKNVQFHDTVILNKNDHDIVARAMSESSNSQDSFSVPTLLVTDDVSQINNLSGAYSHIAENIVLSGFADALKDLQKETGETFEGSALKFSASGYQPEKTLIVKGNNLIHPGEILRGESYEDISSPSDINCCASSLPRDLLTNAFIEVQQSSGVPNGSSYARRSSEPMKLSNQAARQLVEDNQQGVRRYTEKSKSCTEDDLVDYVREFDRRWAIEDLRERKGSCGFKDPTLSRFAEELMKTECKIPTLHIPMSSTSNRSLSGSSTSFHSSKSGFKDPMLSSFEEELLSTSFGRSSTKSSSIKQKRKKSTGSRVTSAGRVQQSMYFTEMFQETVSDFADRLAQGIVLESIETVLRGSLDSRFSPRDAPFTTSSPIPNDLLNLADRLSSLFLEEAMSAVSDKIRSRQRAEISSDTESCSTEEYSDALDVQCHKVEEFADEVAKRVLETAVKFIIREMECFKKKDSGSPIATGNWGCGAFRGDVHLKCLLQWVAASYAGVPHLIYYTFHHEELIQVRLYISSRGTHTGEIIHFITRNSYSLRRLCRR
- the LOC105344237 gene encoding uncharacterized protein isoform X1, with protein sequence MNDDFECIVFPSQKSCWPDIQNHLKELQDLSNQESCDLCELALIHQRIVDILAWDDTEPREVAFKNTTFYGFIKFLQQDASEVERLHILQSTLPKIINLALEIEKYATDEDILQISAQQQGREFVLSRQFVGSILASAFLCLFEGRRTTQYTNTNLNSINFSRFFYHLPSPSQNAKLLCFLNYFERIGNNPSSNKGNIRFYRQVVAYDELPTLDTWLNSDCELCPFYTRYEGQIEDSVPEAIEVDFANRFIGGGVLGRGRVQEEIRFTVCPELIAAMLFMECMDDNEAIIVQGYEQFSETSGYGESLTYVGDYKDMAQFDENGVLENTLCAIDALSYRRGSPSKQYQDSHFLRDLNKAFVGFSAKVKKSSATTRHQSEESKHSYSGTEFGCNGPVDLLRADSEEYITASEGEDGNSDVVNCASEMPEIYKMVDGLVTRILYSAIQEVCSSHGYERSDSRSTLDDPTSSASSTSQRQEELDESLEQADLDCQDWLSRFRRRSSNLSDIGSRRSSCSTRYSSDFSSELEEYYDNYQRRDQSIIRKTIAEEEGCPFICDFANSLATLLIQESTALAAHSAVQNFNDGLPQVCIMRPIAYKPDMEDSTQRTNYSTSTVLELAAQKFADNFISKLFPSAFSTLSNLTSEKCPKQKSSLLDIPLDRAESVDSDSDENCDMNNCDTYMGGFYPGSIVEDNYPLVDEAELRIAAVNLVDSAIHSAVQIVQGRRTPPQSQSRTIGDEELNLSNGVTDSSSEKDDNMSLLSNSLGKRWELSSSPSKSPKNVQFHDTVILNKNDHDIVARAMSESSNSQDSFSVPTLLVTDDVSQINNLSGAYSHIAENIVLSGFADALKDLQKETGETFEGSALKFSASGYQPEKTLIVKGNNLIHPGEILRGESYEDISSPSDINCCASSLPRDLLTNAFIEVQQSSGVPNGSSYARRSSEPMKLSNQAARQLVEDNQQGVRRYTEKSKSCTEDDLVDYVREFDRRWAIEDLRERKGSCGFKDPTLSRFAEELMKTECKIPTLHIPMSSTSNRSLSGSSTSFHSSKSGFKDPMLSSFEEELLSTSFGRSSTKSSSIKQKRKKSTGSRVTSAGRVQQSMYFTEMFQETVSDFADRLAQGIVLESIETVLRGSLDSRFSPRDAPFTTSSPIPNDLLNLADRLSSLFLEEAMSAVSDKIRSRQRAEISSDTESCSTEEYSDALDVQCHKVEEFADEVAKRVLETAVKFIIREMECFKKKDSGSPIATGNWGCGAFRGDVHLKCLLQWVAASYAGVPHLIYYTFHHEELIQLEEVVSAIKDKKWGVKQLMQVIRMYCMTCQNCPRRERPDLFQLILKDDTFADIA